From Glycine soja cultivar W05 chromosome 4, ASM419377v2, whole genome shotgun sequence, the proteins below share one genomic window:
- the LOC114410686 gene encoding uncharacterized protein LOC114410686, whose product MRQTGLIHLLPKFHGLAGEDPHKHLKEFHIVCSTMKPPDVQEDHIFLKAFPHSLEGVAKDWLYYLAPRSITSWDDLKRVFLEKIFPASRTTAIRKDISGIRQLSGESLYEYWERFKKLCASCPHHQISEQLLLQYFYEGLSNMERSMIDAASGGALGDMTPAEARNLIEKMASNSQQFRARNDAIVIRGVHEVATNPSASSETKKLEGKLDALVNLVTQLALNQKSVPVARVCGLCSSADHHTDLCPSMQQPGAIEQPEAYAANIYNRPPQPQQQNQPQQNNYDLSSNRYNPGWRNHPNLQSLTNQMGQLATQLNQQQSQNSDKLPSQAVQNPKYVSAISLRSGKQCQGPQPVAPSSSANEPAKLHSIPEKGDDKNLPNNFCAGESSSTGNSDLQKQHIPPLPFPPRAVSNKKMEEAEKEILETFRKVEVNIPLLDAIKQIPRYAKFLKELCTNKRKLKGSERISMGRNVSALIGKSVPQIPEKCKDPGTFSIPCIIGNSKFDNAMLDLGASVSVMPLSIFNSLSLGPLQSTDVVIHLANRSVAYPVGFIEDVLVRVGELIFPVDFYILNMEDGFSQGSVPIILGRPFMKTARTKIDVYAGTLSMEFGDITVHFNILDAMKYPSEDLSVFRAEIIDHVVMASKKRKAPSTPTQLLPERNVVVYYTEFDEFKEELERRHWDEKLTDFADSSIDIAIVKEFYANLYDPEDKSPKQVSVRGHLVKFDENTLNTFLKTSIILEEGENLCTYSRFALLRPNPQELAAKLCIPGKGFELNADG is encoded by the exons atgcgtcaa actggactgattcatttgcttccaaagtttcatggccttgcaggtgaagacccgcacaaacatttgaaagaatttcacattgtctgctccaccatgaaacccccagatgtccaagaggatcacatatttctgaaggcttttcctcattcattagagggagtggcaaaggactggctgtattaccttgctccaaggtccatcacgagctgggatgaccttaagagagtattcttagaaaaaattttccctgcttccaggaccacagccatcaggaaggatatctcaggtattagacaactcagtggagagagcctgtatgagtactgggagagatttaagaaactatgtgccagttgcccccaccatcagatttcagaacagcttcttctccaatatttttatgaaggactcagtaatatggagagaagtatgatagatgctgccagtggtggagcccttggagacatgactcctgctgaagccagaaatttaattgagaagatggcctccaactcccagcagtttagagccagaaatgatgccatagtcattagaggagtgcatgaggtagctacaaacccatctgcatcatctgaaactaagaagcttgaaggcaaactggatgcgttggtcaacttggtaacccagctggccttgaatcagaaatctgtacctgtcgcaagggtttgtggtttgtgctcctctgctgaccaccatacagacctttgcccttccatgcagcaacctggagcaattgagcagcctgaagcttatgctgcaaatatttacaatagacctcctcaacctcagcagcaaaatcaaccacagcagaacaattatgacctttccagcaacagatacaaccctggatggaggaatcaccctaacctc cagagcttaaccaatcagatgggacaattggctacccaattgaatcaacaacagtcccagaattctgacaagctgccttctcaagctgtccaaaatcccaaatatgtcagtgccatttcattgaggtcgggaaagcaatgtcaaggacctcaacccgtagcaccttcctcatctgcaaatgaacctgccaaacttcactctattccagaaaaaggtgatgacaaaaatttacctaacaatttctgtgcaggtgaatcttcttccacaggtaattctgatttgcagaagcagcacatcccccctcttccattccctccaagagcagtttccaacaaaaaaatggaagaggcagagaaagagatcttggaaacgtttagaaaggtagaggtaaacatacctctgttggatgcaataaagcaaattccaagatatgccaaattcttgaaggagctgtgcactaataagcggaagcttaaaggaagtgaacggattagcatgggcagaaatgtctccgcattgattggtaaatctgttcctcaaattcctgaaaaatgcaaagatccaggtacattcagcataccttgtatcatagggaatagtaagtttgacaatgccatgctagatttaggagcttctgttagtgttatgcctctgtctatttttaattctctatctctaggtcccttgcagtcaactgatgtggtaattcatttagctaacagaagtgttgcctatcctgttggtttcatagaagatgtcttagttagagttggtgaactaattttccctgttgatttttatatcttgaatatggaagatggattttctcaaggatcagttcccatcattctaggcagaccctttatgaaaactgctagaactaagatagatgtttatgcaggcacactgtccatggagtttggtgatataactgttcattttaatattttggatgctatgaaatacccatctgaagatctttctgtatttcgtgctgaaataattgaccatgttgtt ATGGCATCTAAGAAAAGGAAGGCACCTTCTACACCTACCCAG CTACTACCGgagaggaatgtggtagtttatTACACCGAGTTTGACGAGTTCAAGGAGGAACTCGAGAGAAGACATTGGGATGAGAAGCTAACTGATTTTGCTGACAGTAGCATAGACATTGCTATTGTGAAGGAATTTTATGCGAACCTCTATGACCCCGAGGATAAATCACCTAAGCAAGTGAGCGTGAGAGGTCACTTAGTGAAATTTGATGAGAATACCTTGAACACATTTCTGAAGACCTCGATAATTTTGGAGGAGGGAGAGAATTTGTGTACTTATTCTAGGTTTGCACTCCTGAGGCCTAATCCTCAGGAGTTGGCTGCTAAGCTCTGTATCCCAGGGAAAGGATTTGAGCTAAATGCTGATGGGTAA